One segment of Vibrio mimicus DNA contains the following:
- a CDS encoding DUF2357 domain-containing protein, which yields MANTQGETICYQHDDFEIFITADNLASPRAKLDRTYAQREWLTPQSKVLLGENPLTLEKGEPLEKPFFFENKPYWFEIEFKDKVDRGSPKMCHKYRLLEESFSLSHRRNALQAMLNFGNDVGDCQLVIEYLRQGVRCCVELKFTVFATKMVVDTDLSMMSRQVDAVYPFWRYAIAGKTSQQHAKSNESRDRFELFWLAQFERLFDEFNLGIKRILNAPHNRLQSSTRALKLDRVNKPLSAKQQERAQELIKAKRINSRLPVTIKQLSVNTPENRFIKHVLVQSKQGLSKFKYHLDQDEQNSLSDSFQKQISDWYHSVSQALKYPLWREVGELAGGVSESKVLQQGHGYAKVYKVWQQLKHYLHQVEGGDAQLAVKSVADVYEVWCFTEVISIVKSLGFEEVQRNIGELGRCWSSRKAANNEMASAFLFKRKSDGMELEIAHEPAFTPKGEENRTWLGKHKPDIVIRAKLANGEAFLLLFDAKYRIDTQLFKGGDAVPEAPLQGCHYSPRKHGL from the coding sequence ATGGCCAACACTCAAGGTGAAACCATTTGCTATCAGCATGATGATTTCGAGATTTTTATTACTGCTGACAATTTAGCTTCGCCAAGAGCGAAACTTGACCGAACTTATGCGCAGCGAGAGTGGTTAACGCCTCAGAGCAAGGTGCTGTTGGGCGAAAATCCATTAACTCTAGAAAAGGGTGAACCGCTAGAAAAACCTTTCTTTTTTGAAAACAAACCCTATTGGTTTGAGATTGAGTTTAAAGATAAGGTTGATCGGGGTTCCCCGAAGATGTGTCATAAATACCGGCTTCTTGAAGAGAGCTTTTCGCTTAGCCATAGACGAAATGCCTTACAAGCCATGCTCAATTTTGGTAATGATGTGGGCGATTGCCAACTCGTTATCGAGTACCTTCGTCAGGGAGTACGATGCTGCGTTGAGTTAAAGTTTACGGTCTTTGCTACCAAAATGGTCGTGGACACCGATCTCAGCATGATGAGTCGCCAAGTGGATGCGGTATACCCATTTTGGCGCTATGCGATTGCGGGAAAAACTAGCCAGCAGCACGCGAAATCAAACGAGTCTCGCGATCGATTTGAGCTTTTTTGGTTAGCACAATTTGAGCGTCTGTTTGATGAGTTCAATCTTGGAATTAAGCGAATTCTCAATGCTCCACATAACCGTTTGCAATCTTCGACTCGCGCTCTGAAGTTAGATCGAGTTAATAAACCACTCTCCGCTAAACAACAAGAGCGTGCTCAAGAGCTTATTAAAGCAAAGCGGATAAACAGCCGTTTACCGGTGACCATTAAGCAGTTAAGTGTCAACACGCCAGAAAATAGGTTCATCAAGCACGTCCTAGTTCAGTCCAAGCAAGGCTTATCCAAGTTCAAATATCATTTAGATCAAGATGAGCAAAATAGCTTGTCGGATTCATTTCAAAAGCAAATTTCTGATTGGTATCACTCGGTCAGTCAAGCGCTCAAATACCCACTCTGGCGCGAAGTTGGAGAGTTAGCCGGCGGTGTGAGTGAGTCTAAAGTGCTCCAGCAAGGTCATGGCTACGCCAAAGTGTATAAAGTATGGCAGCAGTTGAAACACTATTTGCATCAGGTCGAAGGCGGTGATGCGCAATTGGCGGTGAAATCGGTTGCCGATGTCTATGAAGTGTGGTGTTTCACAGAAGTGATCTCGATTGTTAAATCATTAGGATTTGAAGAAGTACAACGCAATATCGGTGAATTAGGGCGCTGTTGGTCTTCTCGAAAAGCGGCTAACAATGAAATGGCTTCAGCCTTTCTGTTTAAACGCAAAAGTGATGGCATGGAATTAGAAATTGCCCATGAGCCGGCTTTCACCCCTAAAGGGGAGGAAAACCGCACTTGGCTTGGTAAACATAAACCCGATATTGTGATCCGAGCTAAGCTTGCCAATGGCGAAGCTTTCTTGCTGCTATTCGATGCGAAATACCGAATTGATACTCAGCTGTTTAAAGGTGGCGATGCTGTGCCTGAAGCACCGCTACAGGGATGCCATTATTCACCTAGAAAACATGGATTATGA